A genomic segment from Deltaproteobacteria bacterium encodes:
- a CDS encoding prepilin-type N-terminal cleavage/methylation domain-containing protein produces MGTTSTRRERRRARGFTLIELLVVVAIIGILAAIAIPQFSAYRSRGFNARVAADARNAATSQEAYFVDNNTYATGACGSLPGFVGSGGVTCTTTGTATSFSLTTSHPSATVSCTWTSNPSPGSPNLVCS; encoded by the coding sequence ATGGGGACGACATCGACCAGGAGGGAGCGAAGGCGAGCGAGGGGCTTCACGCTGATCGAGCTGCTGGTGGTGGTGGCGATCATCGGCATCCTGGCCGCGATCGCGATCCCGCAGTTCTCGGCGTATCGTTCGCGCGGCTTCAACGCCCGCGTCGCGGCCGACGCCCGCAACGCGGCGACGTCGCAGGAGGCGTACTTCGTGGACAACAACACGTACGCCACGGGCGCGTGCGGCTCGCTGCCGGGCTTCGTCGGCTCGGGCGGCGTGACCTGCACCACGACCGGCACGGCGACCAGCTTCTCGCTCACCACGAGCCACCCGAGCGCGACCGTGAGCTGCACCTGGACGAGCAACCCGAGCCCCGGGAGCCCCAACCTGGTCTGCTCGTAA
- a CDS encoding prepilin peptidase, translating to MRAEDGGWLLLGLAFVVGACVGSFLNVCIYRLPEDESLVRPGSRCSRCGTPIAWRDNIPLLSWLLLAARCRACRAPISARYPLVEAATGGLAVLALARFGPSAAAAVAFLFTAALLLVTFIDLDHRFIPDEVSLPGIVVGLGAAFLPGRIGPLDALAGTILGGGVLWAVAWTYERLTGVEGMGFGDVKLLAMIGAFLGWQAIPVVLVVASLTGSLAGLAVLFTRRGRWRMRRVAHRLGAGAVLPFVRRAARRTEIPFGPFLALGAVLALYRPALTVPWRLG from the coding sequence ATGCGCGCCGAAGACGGCGGCTGGCTGCTGCTCGGCCTCGCCTTCGTGGTCGGCGCCTGCGTCGGGAGCTTCCTCAACGTCTGCATCTACCGCCTCCCCGAGGACGAGTCGCTCGTGCGCCCGGGCTCGCGTTGCTCGCGCTGCGGGACGCCGATCGCCTGGCGCGACAACATCCCCCTCCTGTCCTGGCTTCTGCTCGCCGCCCGCTGCCGCGCCTGCCGCGCGCCGATCTCGGCGCGCTATCCGCTGGTCGAGGCGGCGACGGGGGGTCTCGCGGTGCTGGCACTCGCCCGCTTCGGACCGAGCGCGGCGGCGGCGGTCGCCTTCCTCTTCACCGCGGCGCTCCTCCTCGTCACCTTCATCGACCTCGATCACCGCTTCATCCCCGACGAGGTGAGCCTGCCGGGCATCGTGGTGGGGCTCGGCGCCGCGTTCCTGCCGGGGCGCATCGGGCCGCTCGACGCGCTCGCCGGCACCATCCTCGGCGGCGGCGTCCTGTGGGCCGTCGCCTGGACCTACGAGCGCCTGACCGGCGTCGAGGGCATGGGCTTCGGCGACGTCAAGCTGCTCGCCATGATCGGGGCCTTCCTCGGCTGGCAGGCGATCCCGGTCGTGCTCGTGGTCGCCTCGCTCACCGGCTCGCTCGCCGGCCTCGCGGTCCTCTTCACGCGCCGCGGCCGCTGGCGCATGCGGCGCGTGGCGCACCGCCTCGGCGCCGGCGCCGTGCTGCCCTTCGTGCGGCGCGCGGCGCGCCGCACCGAGATCCCCTTCGGCCCCTTCCTCGCCCTGGGCGCCGTGCTCGCGCTCTACCGCCCCGCGCTGACGGTGCCCTGGCGTCTCGGGTAG
- a CDS encoding type IV pilus twitching motility protein PilT, translating to MPSIEAFLHEMIERGASDLHLTTNSPPMIRLHGELLALAHPPLTATDTKNLTYSLLTEAQKKKFEEESELDFSFGIKGVSRFRGNLYLQKGAVGGAFRMIPHQTPQLQTLGVPPSVPELTTLPRGLVLVTGPTGSGKSTTLAAMIDKINRERHEHIVTVEDPIEFVHEHKGCLVNQREVFSDTQSFAQSLKHVLRQDPDIALIGEMRDLETIEAALVVAETGHLVFSTLHTNSAVQTINRIIDVFPPHQQSQVRAQLSLVLQGVISQQLVPRRDGRGRVLAAEVMIPNTAIRNLIREEKVHQIYSQMQVGQSKFGMQTMSQALIALVQRNLITAEEAIGNATEIEEIRMMLGQQTARRVG from the coding sequence ATGCCGTCCATCGAGGCCTTCCTGCACGAGATGATCGAGCGGGGGGCGTCGGATCTCCACCTCACGACCAACAGCCCGCCGATGATCCGCCTCCACGGCGAGCTGCTCGCGCTGGCCCATCCGCCGCTCACCGCGACCGACACCAAGAACCTCACCTACAGCCTCCTCACGGAGGCTCAGAAGAAGAAATTCGAGGAGGAGAGCGAGCTCGACTTCTCGTTCGGCATCAAGGGGGTGAGCCGCTTCCGCGGCAACCTCTACCTCCAGAAGGGTGCGGTCGGCGGCGCCTTCCGCATGATCCCGCACCAGACGCCGCAGCTGCAGACGCTCGGGGTTCCGCCCTCGGTGCCGGAGCTCACCACCCTGCCGCGCGGTCTCGTCCTGGTGACCGGCCCCACCGGCAGCGGCAAGTCGACCACGCTCGCCGCCATGATCGACAAGATCAACCGCGAGCGGCACGAGCACATCGTCACGGTCGAGGATCCGATCGAGTTCGTGCACGAGCACAAGGGTTGCCTCGTGAACCAGCGCGAGGTGTTCTCCGACACGCAGAGCTTCGCGCAATCCCTCAAGCACGTGCTGCGCCAGGACCCCGACATCGCGCTGATCGGCGAGATGCGCGACCTCGAGACGATCGAGGCGGCGCTGGTGGTCGCCGAGACCGGCCACCTCGTGTTCTCGACCCTGCACACCAACTCCGCGGTGCAGACCATCAACCGGATCATCGACGTCTTCCCGCCACACCAGCAGTCGCAGGTGCGGGCGCAGCTCTCGCTCGTCCTCCAGGGCGTGATCTCGCAGCAGCTCGTCCCGCGCCGGGACGGGCGCGGCCGCGTGCTGGCGGCCGAGGTCATGATCCCGAACACCGCCATCCGCAACCTGATCCGCGAGGAGAAGGTGCATCAGATCTACTCGCAGATGCAGGTGGGTCAGTCGAAGTTCGGAATGCAGACCATGAGCCAGGCGCTCATCGCCCTGGTGCAGCGGAACCTCATCACGGCCGAGGAGGCAATCGGCAACGCCACCGAGATCGAGGAGATCCGCATGATGCTCGGGCAGCAGACGGCGCGGCGCGTCGGCTGA
- a CDS encoding type II secretion system F family protein — MAVYRWQGVSPKGETLKGEMEATSREAVIIRLRSQRIQPQPSRIKEKGKGLDFDIPMPTFGSPVKARDIVVFTRQFATMIDAGLPIVQCLAILAAQTDSKPFRRAISTVKDDVESGTTLAEAIRRHNKIFADLYTSMVQAGEIGGILDTILVRLANYLEKAVKLKSKIKGAMIYPSCIVAAAILVTAVLLIWVIPVFAEVFESFGHALPAPTQFVINLSHFTIDHIWYLVAIPIIAAIAIRYAYKTEQGHVAIDRFLLRVPIFGPLIRKSAVARFTRTLGTLVSSGVPILDALSITARTAGNKVVEYAIMNARQSIEAGRTIADPLTESKVFPPMVCQMISVGETTGALDNMLQKIADFYEDEVDNMVANLMSLLEPAVILFLGVVIGGLVISMYLPIFKLGAVMDG, encoded by the coding sequence ATGGCGGTCTACCGCTGGCAGGGCGTGTCGCCGAAGGGCGAGACGCTCAAGGGGGAGATGGAGGCGACGAGCCGCGAGGCGGTGATCATCCGCCTGCGCAGCCAGCGCATCCAGCCGCAGCCGTCGCGTATCAAGGAAAAGGGCAAGGGCCTCGACTTCGACATCCCAATGCCCACCTTCGGCTCGCCCGTGAAGGCGCGCGACATCGTGGTCTTCACGCGGCAGTTCGCCACCATGATCGACGCCGGGCTGCCCATCGTGCAGTGCCTCGCCATCCTCGCCGCCCAGACGGACTCGAAGCCGTTCCGCCGCGCCATCAGCACCGTCAAGGACGACGTCGAGAGCGGCACCACGCTCGCCGAGGCGATCCGCAGGCACAACAAGATCTTCGCCGACCTCTACACCAGCATGGTGCAGGCGGGCGAGATCGGCGGCATCCTCGACACGATCCTCGTCCGCCTCGCGAACTACCTCGAGAAGGCCGTCAAGCTGAAAAGCAAGATCAAGGGCGCGATGATCTACCCGTCGTGCATCGTGGCGGCGGCGATCCTCGTCACCGCGGTCCTCCTCATCTGGGTGATCCCGGTCTTCGCCGAGGTGTTCGAGAGCTTCGGGCACGCGCTGCCCGCTCCCACGCAGTTCGTCATCAACCTCTCGCACTTCACCATCGACCACATCTGGTACCTGGTCGCGATCCCGATCATCGCCGCGATCGCCATTCGTTACGCCTACAAGACCGAGCAGGGCCACGTGGCGATCGACCGCTTCCTGCTGCGCGTGCCGATCTTCGGGCCCCTCATCCGGAAGTCGGCCGTGGCGCGCTTCACGCGCACCCTCGGCACGCTCGTCTCCTCGGGCGTGCCCATCCTCGACGCGCTCAGCATCACCGCCCGCACGGCCGGCAACAAGGTGGTCGAGTACGCCATCATGAACGCCCGCCAGAGCATCGAAGCCGGGCGCACGATCGCCGACCCGCTCACCGAGAGCAAGGTCTTCCCGCCCATGGTGTGCCAGATGATCAGCGTCGGCGAGACCACCGGCGCCCTCGATAACATGCTGCAGAAGATCGCCGACTTCTACGAGGACGAGGTCGACAACATGGTGGCCAACCTGATGTCCCTGCTCGAGCCGGCCGTGATCCTCTTCCTCGGCGTGGTGATCGGCGGTCTCGTCATCTCCATGTACCTGCCCATCTTCAAGCTGGGCGCGGTCATGGATGGATGA